A genomic window from Halogeometricum borinquense DSM 11551 includes:
- a CDS encoding tRNA sulfurtransferase, which translates to MTEADAVLVGYSEVGTKSSEVRTKMADRLAANVRALLRERDSDGDVERRWSRLVVHTARPHSVAEAVATLPGVAFARPVVVTEATIDAVRDVLQTLARDHESSETFAVDSRRVGPKDRHDFSSRELDIEGGRLIEEQTGATVDLDNPDRTYRIEVREDDAFVAAVSFDGPGGLPLGTQGRVAVLVSGGIDSPVAAWRLMRRGCIPIPVYVDLGEYGGADHRARAFEVIRTLAARAPGEDLRPRVVDGSDVVDRLIAEVSETRMLSLRRAMLVMAEAVARRDGAHSVATGEALGQKSSQTGANLAVTDEAATMPIHRPLLTTDKSDIVAEARRIGTYDDSTLPVGCERVAPSHPETNAAVEDVAAVEPDGLLDEARRAGENASVADVD; encoded by the coding sequence GTGACAGAAGCGGACGCCGTCCTCGTCGGCTACAGCGAGGTAGGGACGAAGAGTAGCGAGGTGCGCACGAAGATGGCCGACCGGTTGGCCGCGAACGTTCGCGCACTACTCCGCGAACGCGACAGCGACGGCGACGTAGAGCGACGCTGGTCGCGCCTCGTCGTCCACACCGCACGCCCACACAGCGTCGCTGAAGCGGTGGCGACGCTCCCCGGTGTCGCATTCGCCCGACCTGTCGTCGTGACCGAGGCGACCATCGACGCCGTCCGCGACGTTCTCCAGACGCTCGCGCGCGACCACGAATCGTCCGAGACGTTCGCCGTGGACAGCAGGCGCGTCGGACCCAAAGACAGACACGACTTCTCCAGTCGGGAGTTGGACATCGAAGGCGGTCGTCTCATCGAGGAACAGACGGGCGCGACGGTCGATTTAGACAACCCTGATCGAACCTACCGAATCGAAGTACGCGAGGACGACGCGTTCGTCGCGGCCGTCTCATTCGACGGGCCGGGTGGGCTCCCACTCGGCACACAGGGACGCGTCGCTGTACTCGTCAGCGGCGGCATCGACTCGCCGGTGGCGGCGTGGCGGTTGATGCGCCGCGGTTGCATCCCCATTCCCGTCTACGTTGATCTCGGGGAGTACGGCGGCGCAGACCACCGCGCCCGAGCGTTCGAGGTGATTCGGACGCTTGCCGCCCGCGCGCCCGGTGAAGACCTGCGACCACGCGTCGTTGACGGGTCTGACGTAGTGGATCGACTCATTGCGGAAGTGAGCGAGACGCGCATGCTGTCGCTCCGGCGGGCGATGCTGGTGATGGCCGAAGCAGTCGCGCGGCGTGACGGGGCACACTCGGTGGCGACGGGCGAGGCACTCGGACAGAAATCGAGTCAAACCGGCGCGAACCTCGCCGTCACGGACGAAGCAGCGACCATGCCGATCCACCGACCGCTTCTCACGACGGACAAATCGGATATTGTTGCCGAAGCGCGCCGAATCGGCACCTACGACGACTCGACGCTTCCCGTCGGTTGCGAGCGAGTCGCCCCGTCACACCCCGAAACGAACGCTGCTGTCGAGGACGTTGCCGCCGTCGAACCTGACGGACTGTTGGACGAAGCGCGGCGTGCCGGTGAGAACGCGTCGGTTGCCGACGTGGACTAA
- a CDS encoding thioredoxin domain-containing protein — translation MSDALGRNRLADEQSPYLQQHADNPVNWQPWDETAIEAAREKDRPIFLSVGYSACHWCHVMADESFEDDDVAAVLNESFVPVKVDREERPDLDRIYQTICQLVTGGGGWPLSVWLTPQGKPFYVGTYFPKEERRDRGNVPGFLDLCRSFAEAWENDREEIENRAQQWTAAIQDQLEATPDDPGESPGTEILGEVAKAALRGADREYGGFGSGGPKFPQPGRVEALLRSYVHSGEDEPLTVAMETLDAMAGGGMYDHVGGGFHRYATDRQWTVPHFEKMLYDNAEIPRVYLAAHRLTGRADYAEVARETFDFVARELRHPDGGFFSTLDAQSGGEEGTFYVWTPEQVHEALADETRAEVFCDYYGVTSGGNFENGTTVLTVSATVDSVADEHGLTTDEVTDHLDAARETLFDTRESRTRPPRDEKVLAGWNGLMISSLAQGALVLGDEYAELAADALGFAREHLWDESEGRLSRRFKDGDVKGEGYLEDYAFLARGAFDLYQATGDVDHLAFAVELAREIVASFYDDAAGTLYFTPDDGEALVTRPQELQDQSTPSSVGVATSLLLDLDAFAPDADFAAVAGSVLDTHADRIRGRPLEHVSLALAAEKRARGGSEIVVAGDSLPDSFRQSLAERYVPDAVLSIRPPTDDDLTPWLDTLGVEDAPPVWQGREMRDGEPTVYACEGRACSPPTHSVEEALSWFGGGDDVDVELDDADIDLDETDLDID, via the coding sequence ATGAGCGACGCGTTGGGGCGCAATCGGCTAGCCGACGAGCAAAGCCCGTATCTCCAGCAACACGCTGACAATCCGGTGAACTGGCAGCCGTGGGACGAGACGGCCATTGAAGCCGCCCGGGAGAAGGACCGCCCCATCTTCCTCTCGGTGGGCTACTCGGCGTGCCACTGGTGTCACGTCATGGCTGACGAGAGTTTCGAGGACGACGACGTGGCAGCAGTGCTAAACGAGTCGTTCGTTCCGGTCAAGGTCGATAGAGAGGAACGACCCGACTTAGACCGTATCTATCAGACTATCTGCCAACTCGTCACCGGCGGCGGCGGTTGGCCGCTCTCCGTCTGGCTCACACCTCAAGGCAAGCCGTTCTACGTCGGGACGTACTTCCCGAAGGAGGAACGGCGGGATCGAGGGAACGTCCCCGGCTTCTTGGACCTCTGTCGGTCGTTTGCGGAGGCGTGGGAGAACGATCGCGAGGAGATCGAGAACCGCGCCCAGCAGTGGACCGCGGCGATACAGGATCAGTTGGAGGCGACGCCCGACGACCCCGGCGAATCGCCCGGCACCGAGATTCTGGGCGAAGTGGCGAAAGCCGCCCTCCGCGGTGCGGACAGAGAGTACGGCGGGTTCGGGTCCGGCGGACCGAAGTTCCCCCAACCCGGCCGCGTTGAGGCGCTTCTCCGGTCGTACGTCCACTCCGGCGAGGACGAACCGCTGACTGTGGCGATGGAGACGCTGGACGCGATGGCGGGCGGCGGGATGTACGACCACGTCGGCGGCGGCTTCCACCGCTACGCTACCGACCGCCAGTGGACGGTTCCGCACTTCGAGAAGATGTTGTACGACAACGCCGAGATTCCGCGCGTCTACCTCGCTGCACACCGTCTCACCGGCCGCGCCGACTACGCCGAAGTCGCCCGCGAGACGTTCGACTTCGTGGCTCGTGAACTCCGACATCCCGACGGCGGCTTTTTCAGTACGCTTGACGCCCAAAGTGGCGGCGAAGAAGGAACGTTCTACGTCTGGACGCCCGAGCAGGTTCACGAGGCGCTCGCTGACGAGACACGTGCCGAGGTGTTCTGTGACTACTACGGCGTCACTTCCGGTGGCAACTTCGAAAACGGCACGACCGTCCTCACCGTCTCAGCGACGGTGGACTCGGTGGCCGACGAACACGGCCTGACGACTGACGAGGTGACAGACCACCTGGACGCGGCCCGCGAAACGCTGTTCGACACGCGGGAGTCGCGGACGCGCCCGCCGCGCGACGAGAAGGTGCTGGCCGGGTGGAACGGCCTGATGATTTCGAGTCTCGCGCAGGGCGCGCTCGTCCTCGGTGACGAGTACGCCGAACTCGCCGCCGACGCACTCGGTTTCGCCCGTGAACACCTGTGGGACGAATCGGAGGGGCGACTCTCCCGTCGGTTCAAAGACGGCGACGTGAAAGGTGAGGGGTACCTCGAAGACTACGCCTTCCTCGCTCGCGGCGCGTTCGACCTGTATCAGGCGACGGGCGACGTGGATCATCTCGCTTTCGCCGTCGAACTCGCCCGCGAAATCGTCGCCTCGTTCTACGACGACGCCGCCGGGACGCTCTACTTCACGCCGGACGACGGCGAAGCGCTCGTCACTCGTCCGCAGGAGCTACAGGACCAGTCTACGCCGTCCAGCGTCGGCGTCGCCACCTCTCTCCTCTTGGATCTCGACGCCTTCGCTCCAGATGCCGACTTCGCCGCCGTCGCCGGATCGGTGCTTGACACCCATGCCGACCGCATCCGCGGCCGACCGCTCGAACACGTCTCGCTCGCGCTCGCCGCTGAGAAGCGCGCCCGCGGCGGATCAGAAATCGTCGTCGCCGGGGACTCGCTGCCCGACTCGTTCCGGCAGTCGCTGGCGGAACGCTACGTCCCCGACGCTGTCCTTTCGATCCGACCGCCGACTGACGACGATCTGACGCCGTGGCTGGACACGCTCGGCGTCGAAGACGCGCCGCCCGTCTGGCAGGGCAGAGAGATGCGCGACGGCGAACCAACCGTCTACGCCTGCGAGGGGCGCGCCTGCTCGCCGCCCACACACTCGGTCGAAGAAGCGCTTTCGTGGTTCGGCGGTGGCGACGACGTGGACGTAGAACTAGACGACGCGGACATCGATTTGGACGAAACCGACCTCGACATCGACTGA
- a CDS encoding thioredoxin family protein produces MTEAEAGTLDTMQPNPAWDADSYEDTVETLSEDGLVFKVWGGDWCKDCRNQLPDFAAALDAAEVPDERVEHYPVEKEDDGSKTGPLVEEYDIEYIPTVVVERDGEEVARFVEDARVPIAVYLANELAE; encoded by the coding sequence ATGACCGAAGCTGAAGCCGGAACGCTGGACACGATGCAACCGAATCCCGCGTGGGACGCTGACTCCTACGAAGACACCGTCGAGACGCTTTCCGAGGACGGACTCGTCTTCAAAGTGTGGGGCGGCGACTGGTGTAAGGACTGCCGAAACCAACTGCCGGACTTCGCCGCCGCTCTCGACGCCGCGGAAGTGCCCGACGAGCGGGTCGAACACTACCCCGTCGAGAAGGAAGACGACGGGAGCAAGACCGGGCCCCTCGTTGAGGAGTACGACATCGAGTACATCCCCACCGTCGTCGTCGAACGGGATGGTGAGGAAGTCGCCCGCTTCGTCGAAGATGCGCGCGTCCCCATCGCCGTCTACCTCGCCAACGAACTCGCCGAATAG
- a CDS encoding prolyl oligopeptidase family serine peptidase: protein MDSPPETDQRDTGYTLHDDDIDDPYLWLEETDDDVSAWTAAQNDYADDYLDSLDIRESLRPRFEDLARTTTYMPVKARQNGYFQRVRDADADHPVLTFRPGLNEDRRVLGDPNEMSDDGSVSVDWYVPNPDGSLVAYGVAEGGDEQYDVRVLETESGETAEELTDVGRTGPWCFGWTDDGFYYLTTGSVGDGGQLEKEVCFHEIGTDPADDWTLADEFSTQTWPLVETDAESDYVILGHTEGWERTDLYYAELGSDELHPLVVGEDALFEPTLDGNDVYVNTSLDASNYRVVSVSLDAVDPSASPTDVGESSTDPNKPFETVVAERDDAIAQELDVIGDRIVVKYLRDAVHELVVFDADGEQDETVPLPGRGSVASFGGEDDLFFTYESFTEPPSIRRYAFGADETTVVDQPDISTETDLTVTQDWFASADGTEVPAFVVRRSDLECDGDNPAVLYGYGGFENSLTPFFGEFFLPFLESGGVLAVANLRGGGEFGESWHHAGRREHKQRVFDDFFAAAEHLVENGYTSTERLACFGGSNGGLLVGASITQRPDLFAAAVCKVPLLDMLRFHTSLLGETWTTEYGSPDDPEAYEYIREYSPYHNVEERAYPAVLFTTGESDSRVDPFHARKMAARMQAAQSGADPILLKTRSQTGHGSGKPVSKVVEENLDEWSFLGDQLDAF, encoded by the coding sequence ATGGATTCCCCTCCTGAAACCGACCAACGGGACACCGGCTACACCCTCCACGACGACGACATCGACGACCCATATCTATGGTTAGAGGAGACCGACGACGATGTGTCCGCGTGGACGGCGGCGCAAAACGACTACGCGGACGACTACCTCGATTCGCTGGACATACGCGAGTCGCTCCGGCCTCGCTTCGAGGACCTGGCACGGACGACGACGTACATGCCCGTAAAGGCTCGACAGAACGGCTACTTCCAGCGCGTCCGCGATGCCGACGCCGACCATCCCGTCCTTACTTTCCGCCCAGGCTTAAACGAAGACCGCCGCGTCCTCGGCGATCCGAACGAGATGAGTGACGACGGGAGTGTCTCCGTCGATTGGTACGTTCCGAACCCCGACGGTAGTCTCGTCGCTTACGGCGTCGCGGAAGGCGGTGACGAACAGTACGATGTTCGTGTCCTCGAAACCGAATCGGGTGAGACGGCCGAGGAACTCACCGATGTCGGCCGTACCGGTCCGTGGTGTTTCGGCTGGACGGATGATGGTTTCTACTACCTGACTACGGGGTCGGTGGGCGACGGCGGCCAGTTAGAGAAGGAAGTCTGCTTCCATGAGATTGGAACCGACCCGGCGGACGATTGGACGCTCGCCGACGAGTTCTCTACGCAGACGTGGCCACTCGTCGAGACGGACGCCGAGAGCGACTACGTTATCCTCGGTCACACTGAAGGCTGGGAGCGGACCGACCTCTACTACGCCGAACTCGGATCCGACGAACTGCATCCCCTCGTCGTCGGCGAGGACGCTCTCTTCGAACCGACGCTTGACGGGAACGACGTGTACGTGAACACCTCGCTCGATGCGTCGAACTACCGCGTGGTCAGCGTATCTCTCGATGCTGTGGACCCGAGTGCGTCGCCAACGGACGTGGGCGAGTCGTCAACGGACCCGAACAAGCCGTTCGAGACGGTGGTTGCAGAACGCGACGATGCCATCGCACAGGAACTCGACGTAATCGGTGACCGAATCGTCGTGAAGTACCTCCGCGACGCCGTCCACGAACTCGTCGTCTTCGATGCCGATGGCGAGCAGGATGAGACGGTTCCACTACCGGGACGCGGGTCGGTCGCCTCTTTCGGCGGCGAGGACGACCTGTTTTTCACCTACGAATCGTTCACCGAACCGCCGTCGATCCGACGCTACGCCTTCGGCGCAGACGAGACGACAGTCGTAGATCAGCCGGATATTTCGACCGAGACAGACCTGACTGTCACCCAAGACTGGTTTGCATCCGCGGACGGAACCGAAGTTCCGGCGTTCGTCGTGCGCCGCTCCGACCTCGAATGCGACGGTGACAACCCTGCGGTGCTGTACGGATACGGCGGGTTTGAGAACAGTCTCACCCCATTCTTCGGCGAGTTCTTCCTCCCGTTCCTCGAATCGGGTGGGGTCCTCGCCGTCGCCAACCTTCGCGGCGGCGGCGAGTTCGGCGAGTCGTGGCACCACGCGGGTCGCCGCGAACACAAACAACGGGTCTTCGATGATTTCTTCGCCGCCGCCGAACACCTCGTCGAGAATGGCTACACCTCCACAGAACGACTCGCCTGCTTCGGCGGGAGCAACGGCGGCCTTCTGGTGGGTGCGTCGATCACTCAACGACCAGACCTGTTCGCGGCGGCCGTCTGCAAGGTTCCACTCCTCGATATGCTTCGGTTCCACACATCGCTTCTCGGTGAGACGTGGACCACCGAGTACGGGTCGCCCGACGACCCCGAAGCGTACGAGTACATCCGCGAGTACTCGCCGTATCACAATGTCGAAGAACGCGCGTACCCGGCCGTTCTCTTTACGACTGGCGAAAGCGACTCTCGCGTGGACCCGTTCCACGCCCGAAAGATGGCCGCACGGATGCAGGCCGCACAATCGGGAGCGGATCCGATCCTCCTGAAAACTCGGTCGCAGACGGGCCACGGATCCGGCAAACCCGTTTCAAAAGTTGTCGAGGAGAATCTCGACGAGTGGTCGTTCCTCGGCGACCAACTGGACGCATTCTAG
- a CDS encoding RNA-guided endonuclease TnpB family protein, protein MVTVTVTAKFHNPSLSRRKEWQHAARLYRDTKQFCIDGWENDDFDKSVTTASIDNALYSAIQNQAIREAKSDHNKDGEVRYRESQPFAVNNQNWELDTTENGTVVVGFPCVSQWWYTPIEVYDDIADPVDRLVEGDADKTRLQVYRRGDDWYCTFNIEYDADTSGETPIGVDIGERHILAVTAYGEDESMLVSGGEAKYVRRKYRSLRDSLSEAGALRARNRVGDKEQRRIKDLNHKLSRRLITFAEQFENPVIRMEDLEGIRENSSWSGVHSWHFHQLQQFITYKAERAGIRVEAVDAYHTSQRCSACGSMGNRDGDHFSCSECGRGRHADLNASENIAQREGEPCTG, encoded by the coding sequence ATGGTCACGGTGACTGTCACCGCGAAGTTCCACAACCCATCCCTCTCACGGCGCAAAGAGTGGCAACACGCCGCTCGCCTCTACCGTGACACCAAACAGTTCTGTATCGACGGATGGGAAAACGACGACTTCGACAAGTCAGTGACCACGGCCAGCATCGACAACGCCCTCTACTCGGCTATCCAGAACCAAGCCATCCGAGAGGCGAAATCCGACCACAACAAGGACGGAGAGGTTCGCTACCGAGAGAGTCAACCATTCGCCGTCAACAATCAGAACTGGGAACTCGACACGACCGAGAATGGCACGGTCGTCGTCGGCTTCCCCTGCGTCTCCCAATGGTGGTACACCCCGATAGAGGTGTACGACGATATTGCCGACCCCGTAGACCGACTGGTCGAGGGTGATGCCGACAAGACCCGCCTACAGGTCTACCGTCGCGGAGACGACTGGTACTGTACGTTCAATATCGAGTACGACGCTGACACGTCGGGTGAGACACCCATCGGTGTCGATATTGGTGAACGACACATCCTCGCGGTGACGGCCTACGGCGAAGACGAGTCGATGCTGGTGTCGGGTGGTGAGGCGAAGTATGTTCGACGCAAATATCGTTCCCTACGCGATTCGCTTTCGGAAGCGGGTGCGCTTCGCGCACGCAACCGTGTGGGTGACAAAGAACAGCGTCGAATCAAGGACTTGAACCACAAACTCTCCCGTCGCCTTATCACGTTCGCGGAACAGTTCGAGAATCCCGTCATTCGGATGGAAGACCTCGAAGGCATCCGCGAGAACAGTTCGTGGTCGGGAGTTCACTCGTGGCACTTCCACCAACTCCAACAGTTCATCACGTACAAAGCCGAACGCGCTGGTATCCGCGTCGAGGCGGTCGATGCGTACCATACCAGCCAGCGGTGTTCGGCCTGTGGGTCGATGGGCAATCGTGATGGCGACCACTTTTCGTGTTCGGAGTGTGGTCGAGGACGCCACGCTGACCTGAACGCGTCGGAGAACATTGCACAACGGGAGGGTGAACCATGCACGGGCTAA
- a CDS encoding PLP-dependent cysteine synthase family protein, whose protein sequence is MDANILETIGSPLVEVSSPEGATVAAKVESKNPGGSAKDRPALAMIEAAERAGEISPGDELVEPTSGNTGIGLSMVAAAKGYDMTIIMPSSQSPERRDIMRAYGATIELVDGDISDAKDRADELEAEGMTQLRQFENEANPRAHYRTTAEEILEQIGDRTVDALVAGVGTGGTISGIGSRLREEFPEMEIVAVEPAENAVLSTGESGSDDYQGMGPGFVSPNLDRDLLDDVIPVPLEDAEAECRRLAREEGILVGQSSGASNLAARRVAERLATPEANCPEPPERFVIEDMSDDPRGDDGRTDDARADGGVPGGDTDDCPLVITVFWDSGERYMSTGMFD, encoded by the coding sequence ATGGACGCCAACATCCTCGAAACGATCGGCTCTCCGCTGGTCGAGGTGTCGTCGCCCGAGGGCGCGACGGTTGCGGCCAAGGTGGAGTCGAAGAATCCCGGCGGGTCGGCCAAGGACCGCCCAGCACTCGCCATGATCGAGGCCGCAGAACGCGCCGGTGAGATTTCACCCGGTGACGAACTGGTCGAACCGACGAGCGGAAACACTGGGATCGGCCTGTCGATGGTAGCCGCCGCGAAAGGCTACGACATGACGATCATCATGCCATCGTCGCAGTCGCCCGAACGGCGCGATATCATGCGCGCCTACGGCGCGACCATCGAACTCGTCGATGGCGACATCTCCGACGCAAAGGACCGCGCCGACGAGTTGGAAGCCGAGGGTATGACGCAACTTCGCCAGTTCGAAAACGAGGCGAATCCCCGCGCACACTACCGGACGACGGCTGAGGAGATTCTCGAACAGATCGGTGACAGAACGGTTGACGCCCTCGTCGCAGGCGTTGGAACGGGCGGTACCATCTCGGGCATCGGTAGCCGCCTCCGCGAGGAATTCCCAGAGATGGAAATCGTTGCCGTCGAACCCGCCGAAAACGCCGTCCTCTCGACAGGGGAGTCGGGAAGCGACGACTATCAGGGCATGGGGCCGGGATTCGTCAGCCCGAATCTCGACCGGGACTTGTTAGACGACGTGATACCGGTGCCGCTCGAAGACGCCGAAGCCGAATGTCGTCGTCTCGCCCGCGAGGAAGGTATCCTCGTCGGCCAGTCTTCCGGCGCGTCGAACCTCGCGGCCCGTCGCGTCGCAGAACGTCTTGCAACGCCCGAGGCGAACTGCCCGGAACCGCCCGAACGGTTCGTGATTGAGGATATGTCCGACGACCCCCGAGGCGACGATGGCCGCACGGACGATGCCCGCGCCGACGGTGGCGTCCCCGGTGGCGATACCGACGACTGCCCGCTCGTGATTACGGTATTCTGGGACAGCGGCGAGCGCTACATGTCAACCGGAATGTTCGACTGA
- a CDS encoding outer membrane protein assembly factor BamB family protein encodes MVSRRRFLGLGAGTLAVTAGCLGTRRSDGTAAPTNESPATPDSTSESTGDDSSKTPRDLPEWTPDWTLSFDNWHVLGIDVADSTEVATATNTTNATNTGDGILFTTLRRDGGNSAVAAVDPSDASVRWRTKMDGEAVSGSHAAFQRIARGQWGATLTAETVYSVAGNADEREWTELYALDRSNGERRWSLKRDRKLAVAGVSDGLLVATGLEFFPPPNETPVSHQTPEEPLTTVVYGLDVTDGAVRWTREFTAVRDVAVGPEGIYVAAGDRLLGLGRDGETQFTVDDGPAKWIEVADERLFFLAGEGDGATLHGVAPNGDGDWKHDVPVEELLLDGDRLYAGGDSVLAVDADGTVAWRDDNYGQWLLLDPDGDTLYTRSGVRADAATAYSTAGEKRWTFDPPSNNAWPEAATADAMVATAITADDSDDLFKTVYAVDSAGEATAAFGRDTVFDAVGRDDTVYLADGQSNLLALTP; translated from the coding sequence ATGGTCTCTCGGAGGCGGTTTCTCGGACTCGGTGCTGGCACGCTGGCGGTGACGGCCGGCTGTCTCGGCACCCGCCGTAGCGACGGTACCGCCGCACCAACCAACGAATCGCCCGCCACTCCTGATTCGACATCCGAATCGACCGGCGACGACTCCTCGAAAACGCCACGCGATCTGCCCGAGTGGACGCCGGACTGGACGCTCTCGTTCGATAACTGGCACGTCTTAGGTATCGATGTGGCCGATTCCACCGAGGTCGCCACCGCCACCAACACCACGAATGCTACCAACACCGGCGATGGGATCCTGTTCACGACGCTGCGTCGAGACGGCGGTAACTCCGCTGTCGCGGCCGTAGACCCTTCCGACGCGTCGGTTCGTTGGCGGACGAAGATGGACGGTGAGGCGGTCAGCGGCTCACACGCCGCGTTCCAGCGCATCGCTCGCGGCCAGTGGGGTGCGACACTCACCGCTGAGACTGTCTACTCAGTCGCCGGAAACGCCGACGAACGCGAGTGGACCGAACTGTACGCACTCGACCGGTCGAACGGTGAGCGACGGTGGTCGCTGAAGCGTGACCGGAAACTCGCCGTTGCGGGTGTCTCAGACGGCCTCCTCGTCGCAACCGGCTTGGAGTTCTTCCCGCCGCCGAACGAGACGCCGGTGAGCCATCAGACGCCCGAGGAACCGCTCACGACAGTCGTCTACGGTCTCGACGTAACTGACGGAGCGGTTCGCTGGACGCGCGAGTTTACCGCGGTTCGGGATGTCGCAGTCGGTCCCGAGGGTATCTACGTCGCCGCTGGGGACCGCCTTCTCGGTCTCGGACGCGACGGCGAGACGCAGTTTACGGTTGACGACGGCCCCGCCAAATGGATCGAAGTCGCCGACGAGCGACTCTTCTTCTTGGCTGGTGAGGGAGACGGAGCGACGCTTCACGGCGTCGCACCGAACGGCGACGGTGACTGGAAACACGACGTACCGGTGGAGGAACTCCTTCTCGACGGCGACCGTCTGTACGCGGGCGGCGACTCGGTGCTGGCGGTAGACGCCGACGGGACCGTCGCTTGGCGTGACGACAACTACGGCCAGTGGCTTCTGCTCGATCCGGACGGAGACACGCTCTACACCCGGTCTGGCGTCCGAGCCGACGCCGCGACGGCGTACAGTACCGCCGGTGAGAAACGCTGGACGTTCGATCCGCCGTCGAACAACGCGTGGCCGGAGGCGGCGACGGCCGACGCGATGGTGGCTACCGCCATTACCGCCGACGACAGCGATGACCTCTTTAAAACCGTCTACGCCGTTGATTCAGCCGGCGAGGCGACCGCCGCCTTCGGTCGAGACACCGTCTTCGATGCGGTTGGACGTGACGACACTGTCTACCTCGCAGACGGGCAGTCGAACCTCCTGGCTTTGACGCCGTGA
- a CDS encoding alpha/beta fold hydrolase: protein MQIPHGATRRETALDGLRLSALVAGDPASPPVVLIHGGGLDSAELSWCELIPALTDDYRVYAIDLPGYGHSDEPERVPTTDYYVRVLERFLEAEEIDAPALVGVSLGGGVALGYALGHPEDVSAVVAINSYGLGDSVPGGPLGALFVRVPYLSELSWRAIARSRTVAYFAVRAIVAYGNVRPHVVDQVYEEAQRNDGSAWRTFQRAEIGFTGLRTNYVDDLPNLSMPTLFIHGEDDKLVPSSWSVRAESLVPNSEVRILPECGHWPPREQPQRVNSLVRLFLQSNIPVDM from the coding sequence ATGCAGATCCCGCACGGCGCGACGAGACGAGAGACGGCGCTCGACGGACTCCGTCTCTCCGCGTTAGTTGCGGGCGACCCCGCGAGTCCACCGGTTGTACTCATTCACGGCGGGGGCCTCGACAGCGCCGAACTGTCGTGGTGTGAGCTAATACCAGCGCTGACCGACGACTATCGCGTCTACGCAATCGACTTGCCCGGATACGGCCACAGCGACGAACCCGAACGCGTCCCGACGACGGACTACTACGTTCGCGTCCTCGAACGCTTCCTCGAAGCGGAGGAAATTGATGCACCCGCGCTCGTCGGTGTCTCGCTCGGTGGTGGTGTTGCGCTCGGCTACGCGCTCGGCCATCCGGAGGACGTGTCGGCCGTCGTCGCCATCAACAGTTACGGACTGGGCGACTCTGTTCCGGGCGGGCCGCTCGGTGCGCTGTTCGTCCGCGTACCGTACCTCTCGGAGTTGTCGTGGCGCGCCATCGCACGGAGTCGAACGGTCGCGTACTTCGCCGTCCGCGCCATCGTCGCCTACGGTAACGTCCGTCCACACGTCGTTGACCAAGTCTACGAGGAGGCACAGCGGAACGATGGAAGCGCATGGCGTACGTTCCAACGGGCAGAAATCGGCTTTACCGGTCTCCGTACGAACTACGTAGACGACCTTCCGAACCTCTCGATGCCGACGCTGTTCATTCACGGCGAAGACGACAAACTCGTCCCGTCGTCGTGGTCAGTTCGAGCGGAGTCGCTCGTTCCCAACTCCGAGGTACGAATCCTCCCCGAGTGCGGTCACTGGCCGCCAAGAGAACAGCCGCAACGAGTGAATTCCTTGGTTCGACTGTTCCTTCAGTCGAACATTCCGGTTGACATGTAG
- a CDS encoding DUF5804 family protein: protein MTRVCFVGSPDVNVQYELLSRDTARAALSTYQIYDPFENSLAVDTVSVGAAVSLCNDLNWYLVRFVDHVLVMEPSISGEEWLSRRLAESVRDAEIRPEETKERLAVYGIEDGRLVEPMYVTRRPDGSIPSYDLRDVAETVVVRVADSEFGG, encoded by the coding sequence GTGACGCGGGTCTGTTTCGTCGGGTCGCCCGACGTGAACGTGCAGTACGAACTGTTGTCGAGAGACACCGCTCGGGCCGCCCTCTCGACGTATCAGATTTACGACCCGTTCGAGAATTCGCTGGCTGTCGACACGGTGAGCGTCGGTGCCGCCGTCTCCCTCTGTAACGACCTCAACTGGTATCTCGTCCGCTTTGTGGACCACGTGTTGGTGATGGAACCGAGCATCTCGGGCGAAGAGTGGCTTTCGCGCCGCCTCGCTGAGTCGGTCCGTGACGCAGAAATTCGTCCCGAAGAGACGAAAGAGCGTCTCGCCGTGTACGGCATCGAAGACGGGCGTCTCGTCGAACCGATGTACGTGACGCGCCGTCCCGACGGGTCGATTCCGTCCTACGACCTCCGCGATGTAGCGGAGACGGTAGTCGTCCGGGTGGCCGATTCTGAGTTCGGCGGTTAA